From the genome of Parazoarcus communis, one region includes:
- a CDS encoding EAL domain-containing protein, which translates to MPPLTGLVALYGQEIVWAARMACDEINERGGVLGRPLELVIEDDGSLPDTAVPAALRLVNEHRCAAIIGNLLSNSRIAVAEQVAEPLHMPYLNFSFYEGSISGRYFFHIAALPNQQIEKMIPFMARRYGLKMFFAGNNYEWPRGSIDAAKRTLKGIEGDCLGEEYLSIGASDDEIRRLLEMVARSGADVFVPYFAGNDQIRLLTFFAAMGLSKRMAVVMGHFDEMMASCLPPEVREGLYSSNTYFMSLDSAENHRYLQRLAREPDINGIWPEGNGILTNFGEGAYLCVHAFAEAAEAAGTVEAEALVDALERVRITGPQGRVDMDAATHHAVVNTYLARCTSRGDFEITEHFGQIAPVIPERYRARSMAAQLPGSSPMPGLAADIASAVASAQRTLGTAQQILSIADMGVLAASADGTISEANRNICEIFGYAEGEMLGMSVHQLLPPHFRQRHVELVRHFLDGDETERRMAGRTEVMGYRKDGSFFPLEASIAKVRNGDDWLLVVTMRDVTERKKAEEELTRRATHDPLTGLPNRTLIRERLVNLLLRSQRTGLPVGLLFVDLDGFKLINDTYGHEAGDSVLQTVAARLIELVRRGDMVSRLAGDEFLILCEQVDAPATLNGLADRINERLRQPFEYDGLPMYVSASIGIALGTGDTHSADGLMHHADAAMYAVKEKGRDGWQFFSEALQEQARQRLMITNGLRTAIERNELSPRFQPIVAAESGRIVGAELLLRWKPPMGEVSPAVFIPIAESTGAIVPIGAWVFRAACLAEVDWRQRWGERAPYVSLNLSTRQLSEVSLADDFASILQETGADPARLLLEITESSLMADVDANLRILRRLAEFGLRVAVDDFGTGYSSLAQLTRLPVNVLKIDRAFVDGINKSAESRTVIRAVIGMGRALGLKMVAEGVEDAAQWRELCGYGCDFLQGYYFQRPLEAERFIETVESASGDDPSHETDSLYFLLYVSRAVTPLSAEVLDALCNKAGENNRNLGISGCLVYQDGCFMQMLEGRREHITTVMERIRADERHRDIRIVIEGPAQRRIFPDWGMALRDLEIDNQPDFSGWQGRRIDFLELADDARACYYHVTAYACANSVSDRWSRTQPDPLA; encoded by the coding sequence ATGCCGCCCCTCACCGGACTGGTTGCCTTGTACGGGCAGGAGATCGTCTGGGCGGCACGGATGGCCTGCGACGAGATCAATGAGCGCGGCGGTGTGCTTGGGCGACCACTCGAACTGGTCATCGAGGACGACGGCAGCCTGCCTGATACGGCGGTGCCCGCTGCCTTGAGGCTGGTGAATGAGCATCGCTGCGCAGCCATCATCGGCAACCTGCTGTCCAATTCGCGGATCGCGGTGGCGGAGCAGGTTGCGGAGCCGCTGCACATGCCCTATCTGAACTTTTCGTTCTACGAGGGCAGCATCTCAGGGCGCTATTTTTTCCACATCGCTGCGCTGCCGAACCAGCAGATCGAAAAGATGATTCCCTTCATGGCCCGTCGTTACGGGCTCAAGATGTTTTTTGCAGGGAACAACTATGAGTGGCCGCGTGGGTCGATCGACGCGGCCAAGCGTACGCTCAAGGGCATCGAGGGCGATTGCCTCGGCGAGGAGTACCTGTCGATCGGTGCCAGCGATGACGAGATCCGGCGCTTGCTCGAAATGGTCGCGCGTTCCGGTGCCGACGTGTTCGTGCCCTATTTCGCCGGAAATGATCAGATCAGGCTGCTGACCTTTTTTGCGGCAATGGGATTGTCGAAGCGGATGGCGGTGGTGATGGGCCACTTCGATGAAATGATGGCGAGTTGTCTGCCGCCCGAGGTGCGGGAGGGGTTGTATTCAAGCAATACCTATTTCATGTCGCTTGATAGCGCTGAAAACCATCGCTACCTGCAGCGCCTCGCCCGTGAGCCGGATATCAACGGCATCTGGCCGGAAGGGAATGGGATCCTGACGAATTTCGGCGAGGGTGCCTATCTGTGCGTCCATGCATTTGCGGAGGCTGCCGAGGCGGCTGGAACGGTGGAAGCCGAAGCTCTGGTCGATGCGCTGGAAAGGGTGCGAATCACCGGACCGCAAGGGCGGGTTGACATGGATGCGGCGACTCACCATGCGGTGGTCAATACGTATCTGGCGCGCTGCACGAGCAGAGGTGATTTCGAGATCACTGAGCATTTCGGTCAGATTGCGCCTGTGATTCCGGAACGCTATCGGGCGCGATCGATGGCTGCACAGTTACCTGGGTCGTCGCCGATGCCCGGTCTCGCGGCGGACATCGCTTCGGCGGTGGCAAGTGCCCAGCGCACGCTCGGTACTGCGCAGCAGATTCTCAGCATTGCGGATATGGGTGTCCTGGCGGCGAGCGCCGATGGCACCATCAGCGAGGCCAACCGAAATATCTGCGAGATCTTCGGCTATGCGGAAGGTGAGATGCTGGGAATGTCGGTGCATCAACTCTTGCCGCCACATTTCCGTCAGCGCCATGTGGAACTTGTACGGCACTTCCTGGACGGCGATGAGACCGAGCGCCGCATGGCAGGCCGTACGGAAGTGATGGGTTACCGCAAGGATGGCAGTTTCTTTCCGCTCGAAGCTTCGATTGCCAAGGTACGGAATGGCGACGATTGGTTGCTCGTGGTCACCATGCGCGACGTGACCGAGCGCAAGAAGGCAGAAGAGGAGCTGACGCGACGCGCTACTCACGACCCATTGACCGGTCTGCCCAATCGAACCCTGATCCGGGAGCGACTGGTCAATCTCCTCCTGCGCTCCCAGCGCACCGGCCTTCCGGTTGGCCTCCTGTTCGTCGATCTCGACGGATTCAAACTGATCAACGATACCTACGGGCACGAAGCTGGCGACAGCGTGCTGCAGACGGTGGCTGCCCGGCTCATCGAACTGGTGCGGCGGGGGGACATGGTGTCGCGACTGGCCGGCGATGAGTTCCTGATTTTGTGCGAGCAGGTCGATGCGCCGGCCACTTTGAACGGTCTTGCCGACCGCATCAATGAAAGGCTGCGGCAGCCCTTTGAATACGATGGTTTGCCGATGTATGTCTCGGCCAGTATCGGTATTGCGCTTGGTACGGGAGACACGCATTCTGCCGACGGCCTGATGCATCACGCCGATGCAGCGATGTATGCGGTCAAGGAAAAGGGACGGGACGGCTGGCAGTTTTTCAGCGAAGCCCTGCAGGAGCAAGCCAGACAGCGGCTCATGATCACCAATGGCCTGCGCACGGCGATCGAACGCAATGAGTTGTCGCCGCGTTTTCAGCCGATCGTCGCTGCCGAGAGCGGGCGCATCGTCGGTGCCGAACTGTTGCTGCGCTGGAAGCCGCCGATGGGTGAGGTCTCGCCTGCCGTATTCATCCCGATCGCGGAGTCGACCGGCGCGATCGTGCCGATCGGCGCCTGGGTATTTCGGGCTGCATGCCTGGCGGAAGTCGACTGGCGACAACGCTGGGGCGAACGCGCGCCCTATGTCTCGTTGAACCTTTCGACGCGACAGTTGAGCGAGGTAAGCCTTGCCGACGACTTTGCATCGATCCTGCAGGAGACGGGTGCCGACCCGGCCCGGTTGCTGCTTGAAATCACGGAATCGTCGCTGATGGCCGATGTCGACGCCAATTTGCGCATCCTGCGTCGCCTGGCCGAGTTTGGTCTGCGGGTGGCGGTGGATGATTTCGGCACCGGGTATTCCTCGTTGGCGCAATTGACGCGGCTACCGGTCAATGTGCTGAAGATTGACCGGGCGTTTGTCGATGGCATCAACAAGAGTGCCGAGAGCCGCACCGTCATCCGCGCGGTGATCGGCATGGGGCGTGCCCTTGGTCTCAAGATGGTTGCCGAAGGGGTCGAGGACGCTGCGCAGTGGCGCGAACTCTGCGGCTATGGTTGTGACTTCTTACAGGGCTATTATTTCCAACGTCCCCTCGAAGCGGAACGTTTTATCGAGACGGTGGAAAGTGCTTCAGGCGACGATCCTTCGCATGAGACTGATTCGCTGTACTTCTTGCTCTATGTCAGCCGGGCGGTGACACCGCTCTCTGCTGAGGTGCTCGACGCGCTGTGCAACAAGGCAGGGGAAAATAATCGCAACCTCGGCATTTCCGGCTGTCTGGTGTATCAGGATGGCTGCTTCATGCAGATGCTGGAGGGGAGGCGAGAGCACATTACGACCGTCATGGAGCGTATTCGGGCCGATGAGCGGCATCGGGATATACGCATCGTCATCGAAGGGCCAGCCCAGCGCCGAATCTTCCCCGACTGGGGCATGGCATTGCGCGATCTGGAGATCGACAATCAGCCGGATTTCTCAGGCTGGCAAGGTCGCCGCATCGACTTTCTCGAGTTGGCAGACGATGCGCGCGCCTGTTACTACCATGTCACGGCGTACGCATGCGCCAACAGCGTCTCAGACCGTTGGAGCAGAACTCAACCCGATCCGCTTGCTTGA
- a CDS encoding DmsC/YnfH family molybdoenzyme membrane anchor subunit, with translation MINEKFARFGTVHQTSWDGRAAGNFICGGAGAALLAIAVLTAWPAAPDWHLLVVALALIGAGLAFVWTEIGRPWRAFNVLFHPQTSWMTREAFVAGLIAVLVFATIATGMAATAYAAALAGLLFLYCQGRILRAAKGIPAWREPSIVRLIVSTGLVEGLALLMLADLAAGTPRPGMPAALLALVALRFGAWWIYRARMLASDAPRSTRTTLGVVHRALIGGTALPMIACSAAIALPPVAGMGSAVAALLALSAGWYFKYLLITRAAQVQGYALGNKLRRGHPLAAQR, from the coding sequence ATGATCAATGAGAAATTTGCCCGCTTCGGCACGGTTCACCAGACCAGCTGGGACGGCCGTGCCGCAGGCAACTTCATCTGTGGCGGCGCCGGCGCCGCCCTGCTCGCCATCGCCGTGCTCACCGCCTGGCCGGCGGCCCCCGACTGGCACCTGCTCGTCGTCGCGCTGGCCCTGATCGGTGCAGGTCTTGCCTTTGTGTGGACCGAGATCGGCCGCCCGTGGCGCGCCTTCAACGTGCTCTTTCATCCGCAGACCTCGTGGATGACCCGCGAAGCCTTCGTCGCCGGCCTGATCGCCGTTCTCGTGTTCGCGACCATCGCCACCGGCATGGCGGCGACGGCATACGCAGCCGCGCTGGCGGGCCTGCTCTTTCTCTACTGCCAGGGTCGCATCCTGCGCGCCGCCAAGGGCATCCCCGCCTGGCGCGAACCGAGCATCGTGCGCCTGATCGTGAGCACCGGCCTGGTCGAAGGCCTCGCCCTCCTGATGCTGGCAGACCTGGCTGCCGGCACCCCGCGCCCCGGCATGCCCGCCGCACTGCTCGCGCTGGTCGCATTGCGCTTCGGTGCATGGTGGATCTACCGCGCGCGCATGCTTGCCTCCGACGCGCCGCGGTCCACACGGACCACGCTCGGCGTCGTGCATCGCGCGCTGATCGGCGGAACGGCACTCCCGATGATCGCGTGCTCAGCGGCCATTGCGCTACCGCCCGTGGCTGGCATGGGTTCCGCTGTGGCTGCCCTCCTGGCACTTTCAGCCGGATGGTATTTCAAGTACCTGCTCATTACCCGTGCTGCTCAGGTGCAGGGGTATGCGCTTGGGAACAAACTGCGTCGGGGGCACCCGCTGGCAGCGCAGCGGTAA
- a CDS encoding 4Fe-4S dicluster domain-containing protein: MTRYVMVADLNRCVGCQTCTAACRHTNATPPGVQWRKVLDIEMGEYPNVDRLFMPVGCQHCSDPPCMEVCPSTATGQRKDGIVTIDYDICIGCSYCAVACPYQARYKVEEARFAYGDTPTENEAIRFDAGRIGVAQKCTFCADRVDAGLAKGLTPGIDPDATPACANACIANALTFGDLEDPNSKVSELLTENTWFRMHEELGTDPGFFYLWNEK; the protein is encoded by the coding sequence ATGACCCGCTATGTAATGGTTGCAGACCTCAACCGCTGTGTCGGCTGTCAGACCTGCACCGCCGCCTGCCGCCACACCAATGCCACCCCACCGGGCGTGCAGTGGCGCAAGGTGCTCGATATCGAAATGGGCGAGTACCCCAATGTGGACCGACTGTTCATGCCCGTCGGCTGCCAGCACTGCTCCGACCCACCATGCATGGAGGTCTGCCCCAGCACCGCCACCGGCCAGCGCAAGGACGGCATCGTCACCATCGACTACGACATCTGCATCGGCTGTTCCTACTGCGCGGTAGCCTGTCCCTACCAGGCGCGCTACAAGGTGGAGGAAGCCCGCTTCGCCTATGGCGACACTCCGACCGAGAACGAAGCCATCCGCTTCGATGCCGGCCGCATCGGTGTCGCGCAGAAATGTACCTTCTGCGCCGACCGCGTCGACGCCGGGCTGGCGAAAGGACTGACGCCGGGCATCGACCCGGATGCCACCCCGGCCTGCGCCAACGCCTGCATCGCCAATGCGCTGACCTTCGGCGACCTCGAAGACCCCAACAGCAAGGTCTCCGAACTGCTGACCGAGAACACCTGGTTTCGCATGCATGAGGAACTGGGTACCGATCCGGGCTTCTTCTATCTCTGGAACGAAAAATGA